A portion of the Salvelinus alpinus chromosome 33, SLU_Salpinus.1, whole genome shotgun sequence genome contains these proteins:
- the LOC139563101 gene encoding ras association domain-containing protein 10-like — protein MMESKESKISVWVCREEKLVSGLSKRTTCADVVNVLLEDQNLQQCVSVAMLSGSPQSYCIVEKWRGSERILPNKTKILRLWGAWGEEQENVRFVLVKNEASLANHGPRSAEARVVLSKESPCIYKGTARATMGFSPEKQRRIVRKAFRKLDKINKKRAQTVSKDAPTGEKMETLVHLVISQDHTIRQQIQRINELDREIERYEAKVHFDRMKMHGINYVQDTYLVDAHSDGLSKQEGEKPCSAEAVAQFEEYAQRCEEVIRLQDELAEHEALMDSITVEIQEELNQRWMKRRQEELSSKEVKPSAGETAMWVSTAHATHTDTLALEADTSFENDLLLEEERIKTQLDTSLYIGLRLNTDLEAIRNDLNVTQDIWGAKEKEIRDLLEKVNSLYIEDDETPSEDNDCNSVVTEAAMMRPLETKSEWVEQARGLSKACNANDDDSDTGLSSMHSQDSDNPPVCESLV, from the coding sequence ATGATGGAGTCCAAGGAAAGTAAGATATCTGTGTGGGTTTGCCGAGAGGAGAAGCTTGTCTCCGGACTGTCAAAGCGCACCACCTGTGCAGATGTGGTCAATGTGCTCCTAGAGGATCAAAACTTGCAACAATGTGTCTCTGTAGCCATGCTCTCGGGATCACCCCAGTCCTATTGCATCGTAGAAAAATGGAGAGGATCTGAGAGAATTTTGCCGAATAAAACAAAGATCCTTCGACTTTGGGGCGCGTggggagaggagcaggagaacGTGCGGTTTGTGTTGGTTAAAAATGAGGCTTCTTTGGCTAACCATGGACCCCGGAGCGCAGAGGCCCGTGTGGTGCTCAGCAAGGAGAGCCCGTGCATTTACAAGGGGACAGCAAGAGCCACCATGGGCTTCTCACCCGAGAAACAACGTCGGATTGTTAGGAAAGCTTTCAGAAAGttggataaaataaataaaaagagggCGCAAACCGTGTCCAAGGATGCGCCCACTGGGGAGAAAATGGAAACTTTGGTTCACCTGGTCATATCCCAGGACCACACAATCCGCCAACAGATCCAGAGAATTAATGAactggacagagagatagaaaggtaTGAAGCTAAAGTTCATTTTGACAGAATGAAAATGCATGGGATCAATTACGTGCAGGACACATACTTAGTGGATGCGCATTCTGACGGGCTCTCCAAGCAGGAGGGTGAGAAGCCGTGCTCGGCGGAGGCTGTTGCCCAGTTTGAGGAGTATGCCCAACGGTGTGAGGAGGTGATTAGACTTCAGGATGAATTGGCTGAGCACGAAGCGCTCATGGACAGCATTACTGTGGAGATCCAAGAGGAACTGAATCAGAGGTGGATGAAGCGAAGGCAAGAGGAGCTGTCAAGTAAAGAGGTGAAACCCAGCGCGGGAGAGACCGCTATGTGGGTATCAACAGCCCAtgcgacacacacagacactttagCCCTCGAAGCTGATACATCATTCGAGAACGATTTGcttctggaggaggagaggatcaaAACGCAGCTGGATACTAGTTTATACATTGGACTGCGCTTGAACACGGATTTGGAGGCTATTAGAAATGATTTGAATGTAACCCAGGATATTTGGGGGGCGAAAGAAAAAGAGATACGGGATTTGCTGGAGAAAGTGAACTCATTGTATATAGAGGATGACGAGACACCAAGCGAGGACAATGACTGCAACTCTGTGGTTACTGAGGCAGCAATGATGCGTCCCCTGGAGACGAAAAGTGAGTGGGTGGAGCAAGCCAGGGGGCTTTCAAAGGCATGCAATGCCAACGATGACGACTCAGACACTGGCCTGAGCTCCATGCACAGTCAGGACTCGGATAACCCACCTGTGTGCGAGTCATTGGTATAA